The proteins below are encoded in one region of Oncorhynchus nerka isolate Pitt River linkage group LG15, Oner_Uvic_2.0, whole genome shotgun sequence:
- the LOC115142972 gene encoding ectonucleoside triphosphate diphosphohydrolase 8-like isoform X1 gives MKMSMVKQAAMAAVVVVMGSMAVIALILTLVQHHSVDLPHRMQYGMVFDAGSTHTSLYMYRWPGNKENNTGVVSQMLVCDVDGNGISSYARDPPAAGLSLRKCLDSTLAVIPANQLRETPVYLGATAGMRLLQLQNQTQSDQVLEQVTKVIQGYPFDFRGARILSGMEEGAYGWITTNYLQEGFIKHGFEGGWVRPKGRKIWGALDMGGSSTQIAFTPSQPVRDPASTLGPKLYGYQYEVYTHSYLCYGKEQTMRQLQVHLLKMSGSTRPVNHPCYHLGDNLTLTLGDLYDSPCVARPMTFDPASVVTFTGTSEPLQCLNQIKNFTNLAACSLAPDCGFNGVYQPPVSGNFFAFSAYYYTFDFLGLAPQSSLSQATTTIDTFCKRTWSSLKKEYTVKDKYLRDYCASANYIMTVLLDGYKFNQTWGNIYFQRQVADTDIGWTLGYMLNLTNLIPSELPLVVTGVQHSQWAAEVFFIVFAVFLSLMVLVLLWLWSPQDGRGNK, from the exons ATGAAGATGTCAATGGTGAAACAGGCAGCAATGGCtgcggtggtggtagtgatgggaaGCATGGCCGTCATCGCTCTAATCCTCACATTAGTTCAGCACCACTCAGTGGATCTCCCCCATCGCATGCAG TACGGGATGGTGTTTGACGCTGGATCCACACACACTTCTCTCTACATGTACCGTTGGCCTGGCAACAAAGAAAACAACACTGGGGTGGTGTCACAGATGCTGGTCTGTGATGTTGATG GAAATGGCATCTCTAGCTATGCCCGGGACCCCCCTGCTGCAGGGCTCAGTCTGAGGAAGTGCCTGGACAGTACACTGGCAGTCATCCCTGCCAACCAGCTGAGGGAAACTCCTGTGTACCTTGGTGCTACCGCTGGCATGCGACTCTTGCA GCTACAGAATCAGACCCAGTCTGATCAGGTTTTGGAGCAAGTAACCAAGGTGATCCAGGGGTATCCTTTTGACTTTCGGGGAGCACGGATTCTCTCTGGGATGGAGGAAGGGGCTTACGGATGGATCACCACCAACTATCTACAAGAGGGCTTCATTAAG CACGGCTTTGAGGGAGGATGGGTGCGTCCTAAAGGAAGGAAGATCTGGGGCGCCCTGGATATGGGAGGCTCTTCCACCCAGATAGCCTTTACTCCCAGCCAGCCTGTACGGGACCCTGCCTCCACCCTGGGACCCAAGCTCTATGGTTACCAATATGAGGTGTACACACACAGCTATCTGTGCTATGGCAAGGAGCAGACCATGAGGCAGCTACAGGTTCATCTTCTCAAG ATGAGTGGGTCTACCCGCCCAGTCAACCACCCCTGCTACCACCTGGGTGACAACCTAACCCTGACTCTGGGTGACCTCTATGACTCCCCCTGCGTGGCCAGACCCATGACCTTTGACCCAGCCTCAGTGGTCACCTTCACAGGGACCAGTGAGCCACTTCAGTGTCTCAACCAGATAAAGAACTTCACGAACCTGGCTGCCTGCTCCCTGGCCCCTGACTGTGGCTTCAACGGGGTCTACCAGCCCCCTGTCAGTGGAAACTTCTTT GCTTTCTCAGCATACTATTACACCTTTGACTTCCTTGGTCTAGCACCTCAGTCCTCTCTGTCTCAGGCTACCACCACTATAGACACTTTCTGCAAAAGGACCTGGAGCTCG CTCAAGAAAGAGTACACTGTAAAAGACAAGTACCTTCGTGATTACTGTGCCTCAGCCAACTACATAATGACAGTACTACTAGACGGCTACAAGTTCAACCAGACCTGGGGAAACATATACTTCCAGAGACAG GTGGCAGACACAGACATTGGCTGGACGCTGGGCTACATGTTGAACCTGACCAACCTGATCCCATCAGAGCTCCCCCTGGTGGTGACGGGTGTGCAACACAGCCAGTGGGCAGCGGAGGTCTTCTTCATTGTGTTTGCCGTGTTCCTCAGCCTGATGGTACTGGTCCTACTGTGGCTCTGGAGCCCACAGGACGGACGAGGCAACAAATGA
- the LOC115142972 gene encoding ectonucleoside triphosphate diphosphohydrolase 8-like isoform X2, whose product MVFDAGSTHTSLYMYRWPGNKENNTGVVSQMLVCDVDGNGISSYARDPPAAGLSLRKCLDSTLAVIPANQLRETPVYLGATAGMRLLQLQNQTQSDQVLEQVTKVIQGYPFDFRGARILSGMEEGAYGWITTNYLQEGFIKHGFEGGWVRPKGRKIWGALDMGGSSTQIAFTPSQPVRDPASTLGPKLYGYQYEVYTHSYLCYGKEQTMRQLQVHLLKMSGSTRPVNHPCYHLGDNLTLTLGDLYDSPCVARPMTFDPASVVTFTGTSEPLQCLNQIKNFTNLAACSLAPDCGFNGVYQPPVSGNFFAFSAYYYTFDFLGLAPQSSLSQATTTIDTFCKRTWSSLKKEYTVKDKYLRDYCASANYIMTVLLDGYKFNQTWGNIYFQRQVADTDIGWTLGYMLNLTNLIPSELPLVVTGVQHSQWAAEVFFIVFAVFLSLMVLVLLWLWSPQDGRGNK is encoded by the exons ATGGTGTTTGACGCTGGATCCACACACACTTCTCTCTACATGTACCGTTGGCCTGGCAACAAAGAAAACAACACTGGGGTGGTGTCACAGATGCTGGTCTGTGATGTTGATG GAAATGGCATCTCTAGCTATGCCCGGGACCCCCCTGCTGCAGGGCTCAGTCTGAGGAAGTGCCTGGACAGTACACTGGCAGTCATCCCTGCCAACCAGCTGAGGGAAACTCCTGTGTACCTTGGTGCTACCGCTGGCATGCGACTCTTGCA GCTACAGAATCAGACCCAGTCTGATCAGGTTTTGGAGCAAGTAACCAAGGTGATCCAGGGGTATCCTTTTGACTTTCGGGGAGCACGGATTCTCTCTGGGATGGAGGAAGGGGCTTACGGATGGATCACCACCAACTATCTACAAGAGGGCTTCATTAAG CACGGCTTTGAGGGAGGATGGGTGCGTCCTAAAGGAAGGAAGATCTGGGGCGCCCTGGATATGGGAGGCTCTTCCACCCAGATAGCCTTTACTCCCAGCCAGCCTGTACGGGACCCTGCCTCCACCCTGGGACCCAAGCTCTATGGTTACCAATATGAGGTGTACACACACAGCTATCTGTGCTATGGCAAGGAGCAGACCATGAGGCAGCTACAGGTTCATCTTCTCAAG ATGAGTGGGTCTACCCGCCCAGTCAACCACCCCTGCTACCACCTGGGTGACAACCTAACCCTGACTCTGGGTGACCTCTATGACTCCCCCTGCGTGGCCAGACCCATGACCTTTGACCCAGCCTCAGTGGTCACCTTCACAGGGACCAGTGAGCCACTTCAGTGTCTCAACCAGATAAAGAACTTCACGAACCTGGCTGCCTGCTCCCTGGCCCCTGACTGTGGCTTCAACGGGGTCTACCAGCCCCCTGTCAGTGGAAACTTCTTT GCTTTCTCAGCATACTATTACACCTTTGACTTCCTTGGTCTAGCACCTCAGTCCTCTCTGTCTCAGGCTACCACCACTATAGACACTTTCTGCAAAAGGACCTGGAGCTCG CTCAAGAAAGAGTACACTGTAAAAGACAAGTACCTTCGTGATTACTGTGCCTCAGCCAACTACATAATGACAGTACTACTAGACGGCTACAAGTTCAACCAGACCTGGGGAAACATATACTTCCAGAGACAG GTGGCAGACACAGACATTGGCTGGACGCTGGGCTACATGTTGAACCTGACCAACCTGATCCCATCAGAGCTCCCCCTGGTGGTGACGGGTGTGCAACACAGCCAGTGGGCAGCGGAGGTCTTCTTCATTGTGTTTGCCGTGTTCCTCAGCCTGATGGTACTGGTCCTACTGTGGCTCTGGAGCCCACAGGACGGACGAGGCAACAAATGA